A genomic window from Candidatus Pelagisphaera phototrophica includes:
- a CDS encoding arylsulfatase: MLFPKMNYFRRDLFSLVAWVALVASSVAENRPNVLIILVDDLGFSDLGFQGGEIETPHIDRLANDGLKFTQFYNCARCGPTRASIMTGLYSHQVGVYELEPVEPGNNIFLSELLGEHGYATYMSGKWHLGNTPERLPPARGFQHSYAYQGCCGDYWQPPLYVLESPEVEPVHYGEGEFHATDATTDYAVKFLQHHEENEEDTPFFLYLAYQAPHSPIQAPKHLIDKYVSRYEKGWDKIREDRWRAMKAKGWFEQYDSVPSFSDSPPWHDEHAQPTPIRKWNSLNKVEKADQARRMATYAAMVDQVDQGIGKTIAQLEAMGALENTLILFLSDNGANYEGGPNGNDGPLKGKKLANMGQPGTRHHVGSQWAALSNTPLRLYKHFNHEGGILTPFIAYWPKGIERSGQIESQRGHVIDFMVTIAELANVEYPEMFAGSQILPTEGVSLVPAFRGEKIEDRALYFEHEANRALFKGKYKLVSKNFTSTDGQTHHDWELYDIEKDPLEQNDIASDHYYDLVIPMSREWHQWATRTDAIVGYEKWMLKLQYYWQTGLRTYLDDAF, from the coding sequence ATGCTATTTCCCAAAATGAATTATTTCCGCCGTGACTTATTTTCTCTAGTCGCTTGGGTTGCTTTGGTGGCAAGCTCCGTTGCTGAGAATCGTCCTAACGTACTCATCATCCTGGTGGACGATCTCGGCTTTTCGGATCTGGGATTCCAGGGAGGGGAAATTGAAACGCCCCACATCGACCGACTGGCCAATGACGGATTGAAGTTTACCCAGTTCTACAATTGTGCCCGATGTGGCCCAACAAGGGCCAGTATTATGACAGGATTGTACAGTCATCAAGTAGGGGTCTATGAACTGGAACCGGTTGAGCCGGGCAACAACATTTTCCTTTCCGAACTGCTGGGAGAACATGGATACGCGACCTACATGTCGGGAAAATGGCACTTGGGCAACACTCCGGAGCGGCTGCCACCAGCGCGCGGATTTCAGCACTCCTATGCCTACCAAGGTTGCTGTGGCGACTACTGGCAGCCGCCGCTGTACGTTTTGGAATCACCAGAAGTAGAACCTGTTCACTATGGAGAAGGGGAATTTCATGCGACCGATGCGACCACTGACTATGCGGTCAAGTTTTTGCAGCATCATGAGGAGAACGAAGAGGACACTCCGTTTTTTCTCTATCTGGCCTATCAGGCCCCTCATTCGCCGATTCAAGCACCCAAGCATCTGATCGACAAGTATGTCTCGCGGTATGAGAAAGGTTGGGACAAGATTCGCGAGGATCGCTGGAGAGCCATGAAAGCGAAGGGTTGGTTCGAGCAATACGATTCCGTGCCTTCGTTTTCCGATTCGCCTCCTTGGCATGACGAGCATGCGCAGCCCACTCCGATTCGGAAATGGAACTCGTTGAACAAAGTAGAGAAAGCGGACCAAGCGCGGCGTATGGCAACTTATGCGGCGATGGTGGATCAGGTGGATCAAGGCATTGGCAAGACGATCGCCCAGCTGGAGGCAATGGGAGCGCTTGAAAACACCTTGATTCTTTTCCTTTCCGACAATGGAGCGAATTATGAAGGCGGGCCCAATGGAAATGATGGCCCCTTAAAAGGAAAGAAACTTGCTAACATGGGACAGCCGGGAACGCGACACCATGTGGGGTCACAGTGGGCCGCGCTAAGTAACACACCGCTTCGCTTGTATAAACATTTCAATCACGAAGGCGGGATTCTTACGCCGTTTATTGCCTATTGGCCAAAAGGAATTGAGCGATCTGGCCAGATTGAATCACAGCGTGGGCATGTAATCGATTTTATGGTGACGATAGCAGAACTGGCCAATGTCGAGTATCCAGAAATGTTTGCAGGGAGTCAAATCCTGCCGACGGAGGGCGTCAGTCTCGTTCCCGCGTTCCGGGGTGAGAAAATCGAAGATCGTGCCCTTTACTTCGAGCACGAGGCAAATCGAGCGCTGTTCAAAGGTAAATACAAACTGGTGTCGAAGAACTTCACCTCAACGGACGGACAGACGCATCATGACTGGGAATTGTACGACATTGAAAAGGACCCTCTAGAGCAGAATGACATCGCTTCTGATCACTACTACGATCTCGTCATTCCTATGTCTCGAGAATGGCACCAATGGGCGACACGAACGGATGCTATCGTGGGCTACGAAAAGTGGATGCTGAAATTGCAGTACTATTGGCAGACAGGATTGCGGACCTATCTTGACGACGCGTTTTGA
- a CDS encoding formylglycine-generating enzyme family protein → MLHGREPIGKSIVIEDLELEFIQVKAGSFTMDSLPSEPQRYKAEGPRMEVTISHWFWLGKTEVTQAQYEAIVGVNPSRIEEVGPTAPVEEVSWDDAMKFCKMLTFREKEESRLPKGYEYTLPTDAQWE, encoded by the coding sequence TTGTTGCACGGAAGAGAGCCGATTGGGAAATCCATCGTTATAGAGGATCTGGAACTGGAGTTCATTCAAGTTAAAGCAGGGAGCTTCACAATGGATAGCCTTCCCAGCGAACCACAGCGCTACAAGGCAGAGGGTCCAAGAATGGAGGTCACCATTAGCCACTGGTTTTGGCTGGGTAAGACGGAAGTTACCCAAGCCCAATACGAAGCAATCGTGGGCGTTAATCCAAGCCGCATCGAAGAAGTGGGTCCAACCGCTCCTGTCGAAGAGGTTTCATGGGATGATGCGATGAAGTTCTGTAAAATGCTCACTTTCCGGGAAAAGGAGGAGAGCCGACTGCCAAAGGGCTACGAATACACCCTTCCCACCGACGCCCAGTGGGAATAA
- a CDS encoding class I fructose-bisphosphate aldolase — MSKSENLSQFFNEDSKTVILPIDHGTVIPIDGLLCKPIELIEQVDRHVDGYVVNYGVAEACRDSLSNSGVCLRTDGYKPTYPGNEDDGSYRLYTGEDAEALGAHAMMNMLYLHHRRESDNFRECAAVISEGREYGIPVILEALPFNIGRPEEYTVENIGFAVRLAAELGADVVKTAYPTNGTVDDFRSIVEAALVPVVVLGGAAMGDDTALLTMVKNAMDAGASGIAVGRNVWQHAKPAAVAAALQAIVHDESTVDASLSLL, encoded by the coding sequence ATGTCGAAGTCGGAAAATCTAAGCCAATTTTTCAATGAGGATAGCAAGACTGTTATTCTACCGATCGATCACGGAACCGTGATACCTATTGACGGCCTGCTGTGCAAGCCGATTGAGTTAATTGAGCAAGTTGACAGGCACGTAGATGGATATGTGGTCAACTACGGAGTCGCTGAGGCGTGTAGAGATTCGCTTTCGAATAGTGGGGTGTGTCTTCGAACGGACGGTTATAAGCCAACGTATCCAGGAAATGAGGATGATGGATCCTATCGGCTCTACACGGGGGAAGATGCTGAGGCTTTAGGAGCTCATGCGATGATGAATATGCTTTATTTGCATCATCGTCGTGAGTCTGACAACTTCCGTGAATGTGCGGCGGTCATTAGCGAAGGTCGCGAGTACGGTATCCCGGTGATCCTGGAGGCGCTGCCGTTTAACATTGGGCGACCAGAAGAATATACCGTAGAGAATATCGGATTTGCGGTGAGGCTTGCGGCGGAGCTAGGAGCGGACGTCGTAAAAACAGCGTATCCGACGAACGGCACTGTGGACGATTTTAGGTCTATAGTCGAGGCCGCACTCGTTCCTGTGGTAGTCCTGGGTGGAGCCGCAATGGGGGATGACACTGCTTTGCTAACGATGGTTAAAAACGCGATGGATGCGGGTGCGAGCGGAATTGCTGTAGGCCGAAATGTGTGGCAGCATGCGAAGCCCGCCGCTGTAGCAGCCGCACTGCAAGCTATTGTGCATGACGAGTCTACCGTAGATGCGTCGTTGAGTTTACTTTAG
- a CDS encoding alanine/glycine:cation symporter family protein, translating into MENLINALVSYIWSYWLVGLCLAAGLYFSVTTRFLQIRHIKDMARYLFTGHESARGLSSFQAFALAVSGRVGTGNIAGVATAIAIGGPGAIFWMWAIAFLGAGSAFAESTLAQIYKVEIDGQYRGGPAYYIEKGLKQKWYAVLFAVSTILGTGLFLPGVQSNSIGLAVENTFGIGTNTSGIVVVVLLGLVIFGGFKRIGHVAQWLVPFMAAGYMLVAILVIITNIGKLPEVFSLIFKSAFAAEPAFGGMLGMAISWGVKRGIYSNEAGQGTGPMAAATAEVSHPAKQGLVQAFSVYFDTWFVCTATALMILITGAYNVVDPSGGFIVENLPGTDYGPAFTQAAVDTFIPGFGGAFVAVALFFFAFTTLMAYYYFTETNVAYLWTNHDHRVKAIFVVRILFLVFIFFGTLRSASLAWALGDIGVGLMAWLNIIAILLLSRPALKCLRDYETQKKQGKNPVFKAADIDVSNTDLWK; encoded by the coding sequence TTGGAAAATCTAATCAACGCTCTCGTAAGCTACATCTGGAGCTACTGGCTGGTCGGTCTTTGTCTCGCAGCAGGGCTCTACTTCTCGGTTACAACTCGATTCTTACAGATCCGACACATCAAAGACATGGCCCGGTATTTGTTCACCGGCCACGAATCTGCTCGCGGTCTTTCTTCTTTCCAGGCCTTCGCTCTCGCCGTCTCAGGACGGGTTGGAACGGGAAACATTGCTGGAGTCGCCACTGCAATTGCGATCGGAGGTCCAGGGGCTATTTTCTGGATGTGGGCGATTGCCTTCCTCGGTGCGGGTTCTGCGTTCGCAGAGAGTACCCTCGCTCAGATCTATAAAGTCGAGATCGATGGACAGTATCGAGGAGGTCCAGCCTACTACATCGAAAAGGGTTTAAAACAGAAATGGTACGCCGTTCTCTTCGCAGTATCCACAATTTTAGGAACAGGACTATTTCTACCAGGAGTTCAATCCAACAGTATCGGCTTGGCGGTTGAGAATACGTTTGGAATTGGCACGAATACTAGCGGCATCGTTGTCGTAGTCCTACTGGGTTTAGTCATTTTCGGAGGCTTCAAACGGATTGGTCACGTGGCGCAATGGCTGGTACCTTTTATGGCAGCTGGTTATATGTTGGTAGCCATTTTGGTAATCATCACCAATATCGGAAAACTCCCAGAAGTCTTCTCTCTCATTTTTAAGAGTGCATTCGCTGCGGAACCGGCATTCGGAGGAATGCTGGGGATGGCCATTTCTTGGGGAGTAAAAAGAGGGATTTATTCAAATGAGGCAGGACAAGGTACGGGTCCGATGGCAGCGGCTACCGCCGAAGTCAGCCACCCGGCAAAGCAAGGCCTCGTACAGGCATTTTCTGTCTACTTCGACACTTGGTTCGTCTGCACGGCCACCGCATTGATGATTCTCATTACCGGAGCCTACAATGTTGTAGACCCAAGTGGAGGATTCATCGTGGAGAACCTTCCAGGCACCGACTACGGACCAGCCTTCACCCAGGCTGCGGTCGATACGTTTATACCCGGATTTGGGGGCGCGTTTGTCGCTGTCGCTCTCTTTTTCTTTGCCTTTACCACACTAATGGCATATTACTATTTTACTGAGACGAACGTAGCCTACCTTTGGACCAATCACGATCATCGAGTGAAAGCCATTTTCGTTGTTCGTATCCTATTTCTGGTCTTCATTTTCTTTGGAACCTTGCGCAGCGCCTCACTAGCTTGGGCTCTAGGAGACATCGGTGTCGGCCTCATGGCCTGGCTCAATATCATCGCCATCCTATTGCTAAGCCGACCTGCACTCAAATGCCTCCGTGATTACGAAACACAAAAAAAGCAGGGAAAAAATCCTGTTTTTAAAGCGGCCGATATTGATGTTTCAAACACTGACTTATGGAAGTAG
- a CDS encoding NAD(P)-binding domain-containing protein, with amino-acid sequence MSAKIGFVGVGRMGANMARHLKLDCNYNVSAIYDIDRVMAASLAEELGSQSFDSLAAVTAHSDIVLTVVTDDAAMRSIFLEGENDLLVAAAGKTFINCATLSPAIHREVANAA; translated from the coding sequence ATGAGTGCAAAAATTGGATTTGTTGGAGTGGGCCGGATGGGTGCAAACATGGCTCGACACTTGAAATTAGATTGCAACTACAACGTGTCCGCAATCTATGATATTGATCGGGTGATGGCGGCTAGTTTGGCGGAAGAGCTCGGGAGCCAGTCGTTTGATTCGCTGGCTGCGGTCACCGCTCATTCCGATATCGTTTTGACCGTAGTAACGGATGATGCGGCCATGCGGTCAATTTTTCTGGAAGGAGAGAACGACTTACTAGTGGCCGCGGCGGGAAAAACCTTCATCAACTGCGCAACCTTGTCTCCAGCTATTCATAGAGAAGTGGCGAATGCGGCTTAA
- a CDS encoding NAD-binding protein produces the protein MLSGDSDAYQNCQTLLEDLSVKLRFIEGGTGRAAEVKALVNMVMNINTAGLTEGLGLSSALGHDLEMICEVFSQTGANSRVLETDSEDMIARDHDCRFSASHAAKDSGIAQGLASEMNLKLPFNHATKAQYDLMTTEGLGELDKSGIAELTFPGRQSK, from the coding sequence ATGCTATCCGGAGATTCGGACGCTTATCAGAATTGTCAGACGTTACTGGAGGATTTGAGTGTTAAACTGAGGTTCATTGAAGGTGGCACAGGACGTGCCGCTGAGGTTAAAGCACTTGTGAATATGGTCATGAACATCAACACGGCTGGTCTCACGGAGGGACTGGGCCTCTCAAGTGCCCTTGGTCATGATCTAGAGATGATCTGTGAGGTATTTTCCCAAACCGGTGCCAATTCCCGCGTGCTTGAAACCGACTCCGAAGATATGATCGCCCGGGATCACGATTGCCGGTTCTCCGCATCGCATGCAGCCAAAGATTCGGGCATAGCTCAGGGCTTGGCGAGTGAAATGAATTTAAAGCTCCCGTTTAACCATGCCACGAAAGCGCAATATGACCTTATGACGACTGAAGGTTTAGGAGAACTCGACAAGTCAGGCATCGCCGAATTGACCTTCCCTGGTCGTCAAAGTAAGTGA
- a CDS encoding Gfo/Idh/MocA family protein: MNRRRFLKSSSAGFALSALNLPKFANAAGIAPKRVGLIGTGWYGKCDLLRLIQVAPIEVVSLCDVDSQMLSEAADIVASRQLSKKRPRTYGDYREMLKEKDLDIVLIDTPDHWHALPMIDAVKAGADVYVQKPTGVDVVESQAMLAAARKYGRVVQVGTQRRSTPHLVEARELIQEGKLGRIAYVELCCYYHMRAKGNPPDTNPPSHLDYEMWTGPAPMRPYNSFVHPRKWRAFMEYGNGIVGDMCVHMLDTARWMMDRGWPTKISSSGGIFVDKDSKANITDTQTATFDYGDMQMVWNHRSWGTAPDPDYPWAVIFYGEKGTLKASVHKYDFIPQDKNQKPIHKDVAFELEQYPEDKTEKGLEKHVAPAIRGHMKDFLSCIETRDKPVADIEQGHISSTSCILANLAMQLGRTLEWEPISHTVRGDHEANTLLARPYRSPWIHPDPESV; encoded by the coding sequence ATGAATCGTCGTCGTTTTCTTAAGTCCAGTTCCGCTGGATTCGCCCTCTCTGCTCTTAACTTGCCAAAGTTTGCGAACGCCGCTGGCATAGCCCCCAAGCGTGTCGGCCTGATCGGCACAGGATGGTACGGGAAATGCGATCTTCTTCGGCTGATTCAAGTTGCTCCGATCGAGGTAGTATCGCTCTGTGATGTCGACAGCCAAATGCTATCGGAGGCAGCCGATATCGTTGCTTCACGCCAACTCTCGAAGAAAAGGCCGCGAACTTACGGCGACTACCGAGAGATGCTAAAGGAAAAGGACTTGGACATTGTCCTCATCGACACTCCCGACCACTGGCATGCGTTGCCCATGATTGACGCCGTTAAAGCAGGTGCCGATGTCTATGTTCAAAAACCAACCGGTGTGGATGTGGTCGAAAGCCAGGCTATGCTTGCCGCCGCTCGAAAATACGGACGCGTGGTCCAAGTCGGCACCCAACGCCGCAGCACTCCGCACCTGGTCGAGGCCCGTGAGCTCATACAGGAAGGGAAACTAGGAAGGATCGCCTATGTTGAGCTTTGCTGCTATTACCATATGCGGGCCAAGGGAAACCCACCCGACACCAATCCCCCCAGTCACCTCGATTATGAGATGTGGACAGGTCCTGCACCTATGCGCCCTTACAATAGCTTTGTCCATCCTCGTAAATGGAGAGCGTTCATGGAATATGGTAACGGAATTGTTGGCGACATGTGTGTTCACATGTTAGATACAGCACGCTGGATGATGGATCGCGGTTGGCCAACGAAAATCAGTTCTTCTGGCGGTATATTTGTGGATAAAGACAGCAAGGCCAACATCACGGACACCCAGACCGCCACCTTCGACTATGGAGATATGCAAATGGTTTGGAATCATAGATCATGGGGAACCGCTCCCGACCCAGATTATCCATGGGCGGTAATCTTTTACGGAGAAAAAGGTACACTCAAGGCCAGTGTTCACAAGTACGACTTCATTCCGCAGGACAAGAATCAAAAACCTATCCATAAGGACGTCGCCTTCGAACTTGAACAATACCCAGAGGACAAAACGGAAAAGGGGCTTGAAAAGCATGTCGCCCCCGCCATCCGAGGCCACATGAAGGATTTTCTATCATGTATTGAGACTCGAGACAAACCGGTGGCGGACATTGAGCAAGGACATATCTCAAGCACATCCTGCATCCTCGCGAACCTGGCCATGCAATTGGGTCGCACTCTAGAATGGGAACCGATTAGCCACACGGTACGTGGAGACCACGAAGCAAACACCCTACTGGCTCGACCTTATCGCTCTCCCTGGATACACCCGGATCCAGAGAGCGTGTAG
- a CDS encoding acylphosphatase gives MEFSENIFHLSARFSGHVQGVGFRYATKQLAKGFDVTGHVRNLTDGRVELEAEGTEGECQRFLGEILSELDSYIRRTECRTGKRVRLYKEFSIK, from the coding sequence ATGGAATTTTCAGAGAATATTTTCCATCTTTCCGCCCGTTTTTCAGGCCATGTACAGGGTGTGGGTTTTCGTTATGCCACGAAGCAGCTGGCCAAGGGATTCGACGTCACGGGTCACGTCCGTAACCTTACGGACGGACGAGTGGAGCTCGAGGCAGAAGGGACCGAAGGAGAGTGCCAACGATTTTTAGGCGAGATTTTAAGTGAGCTTGATTCCTACATCCGAAGGACCGAGTGCAGAACAGGGAAACGAGTTCGCCTTTACAAGGAGTTCAGTATCAAGTAG
- a CDS encoding ABC transporter ATP-binding protein, with product MVMTPAIAIRGLTKDFRVSGSSKRLRAVDDLSLEIHRNSIYGLLGPNGSGKSTTIKIALGLVQPSVGECEVLGIPSTNPAARTNVGYLPEAPYFQRFLTGRELLKYFGCLSNVPKEKIQGRIEYLLNRVGLEDAGDRRVGGYSKGMLQRIGLAQALVGDPDLLVLDEPTAGVDPVGAAEIASLILELKKEGKTVLLCSHLLSQVESVCDRVAIMGRGRLLIEGSVDTLIQEEDCSSMRIDQVSSILRGSIEQLAKEHGGLVSSPSRSLEELFLELANKKEER from the coding sequence ATGGTTATGACCCCAGCGATTGCGATCAGAGGCCTGACGAAAGACTTTCGCGTTTCAGGCTCTAGCAAGCGGCTAAGAGCCGTTGATGATCTGTCTTTGGAGATTCATCGAAATTCCATTTACGGGCTTTTGGGCCCCAATGGTTCCGGGAAAAGCACAACGATCAAGATCGCTCTTGGTCTGGTGCAGCCAAGCGTTGGGGAATGTGAAGTTCTCGGGATCCCTAGCACTAACCCCGCCGCTCGGACTAATGTTGGCTATCTGCCAGAAGCCCCTTACTTTCAAAGATTCCTAACGGGTAGGGAACTGCTGAAATATTTTGGATGCTTGTCTAATGTACCCAAAGAAAAGATACAGGGGAGAATAGAGTATTTGCTAAATCGGGTGGGTCTTGAAGACGCGGGTGATAGAAGAGTAGGCGGATACTCCAAAGGCATGCTGCAGCGCATCGGTCTGGCTCAAGCCTTGGTTGGCGATCCCGATTTGCTCGTACTTGATGAGCCTACTGCGGGAGTGGATCCGGTAGGTGCAGCCGAAATCGCATCGCTTATCCTTGAGCTTAAGAAGGAAGGAAAGACGGTGTTGCTCTGTTCCCATCTTCTTTCGCAGGTTGAGAGTGTCTGTGATCGAGTGGCGATAATGGGACGGGGAAGGTTGCTTATCGAAGGCAGCGTGGATACGTTAATTCAGGAAGAGGATTGTTCCTCTATGCGTATTGACCAAGTTTCCAGTATATTAAGAGGCTCCATCGAACAATTGGCTAAAGAACATGGGGGGTTGGTCTCATCTCCTTCGAGAAGCTTGGAAGAACTGTTTTTGGAACTTGCGAACAAGAAGGAGGAAAGGTGA
- a CDS encoding ABC transporter permease codes for MSESTKRLSWSTSRVVTIGLNTFREAVRTKLFIAMTTLAMCTLASSFLFCEFNFGSSELKFIADFGFGGMTVFGSALAVIVTAQLFNGEIEHRTALTLLAKPIHRSEFVLGKFLGSWATVTCFLGMLSVCLVFALWFRETSILAEYPDDFEGGRRIVQYGEIVWFSVVQVFRIGILCAVVILFSTYATSSLFAMVMGVLVWIAGQLQHIATEARGVVDNLILKSVYALASFALPNFHLFDIGEKLALGESLPSSLYLKLFVYAFLYSSFYLAVASASFNRREL; via the coding sequence GTGAGCGAATCCACCAAAAGGTTAAGCTGGTCCACTTCTCGTGTAGTCACGATTGGATTGAACACCTTCCGCGAGGCGGTGCGAACGAAGCTGTTTATCGCCATGACGACTCTCGCCATGTGCACACTCGCGAGTTCCTTTCTTTTTTGCGAGTTCAATTTTGGTTCATCGGAACTGAAGTTCATTGCCGACTTCGGTTTTGGCGGGATGACCGTCTTTGGCTCTGCACTGGCGGTGATTGTAACAGCCCAGCTTTTCAACGGAGAGATTGAACATCGCACCGCACTCACCTTGCTGGCTAAACCGATCCACCGCTCAGAATTTGTCCTGGGGAAATTCCTCGGCTCTTGGGCCACGGTGACGTGCTTTCTTGGAATGCTCAGCGTTTGCCTCGTTTTTGCGCTTTGGTTTCGCGAAACGAGCATCCTGGCGGAGTATCCTGATGATTTCGAGGGTGGAAGGAGGATCGTCCAGTATGGAGAGATTGTCTGGTTCTCGGTCGTTCAGGTTTTTCGCATCGGAATCCTGTGTGCCGTGGTCATCCTGTTCTCCACCTACGCAACGTCATCACTCTTCGCGATGGTTATGGGAGTGCTGGTTTGGATCGCGGGACAGTTACAACACATTGCTACAGAAGCAAGGGGAGTAGTAGACAACTTGATTTTGAAATCTGTTTACGCGCTCGCCAGTTTCGCTTTGCCCAACTTTCATTTGTTTGATATCGGCGAAAAGTTGGCGTTGGGCGAGTCATTGCCAAGCTCGCTATACTTAAAACTGTTCGTCTATGCTTTTCTGTATTCAAGTTTCTATTTAGCGGTCGCTTCCGCCAGCTTCAACCGACGTGAGCTCTAA
- a CDS encoding tetratricopeptide repeat protein, which translates to MSSNRSIIPICAGLALLIGWAVAPLDQSIAERLGQNSEVETLRNLDSQFGQGLSVAILGGYRSVAANLVWLAMNQNWEQRDLVGTLGKLAFATSIDPRPELFWLNGSRIIANDMPTWVIGIDNTDLQVESAERRAIASQFANRALGFLEGSRVYHEQNPKIYIEEAMILWRKANDLEGAVGRFEQAIRAESPPFYVYRVYGELLVKLDRKEKALKLLETHYETLSEDSIEAMKPVVADRIRNLRRELGH; encoded by the coding sequence GTGAGCTCTAATAGATCCATTATACCCATTTGTGCTGGACTGGCTCTCTTGATCGGTTGGGCTGTTGCTCCCCTTGACCAATCGATCGCGGAAAGACTAGGTCAAAATTCAGAGGTTGAGACGCTGCGAAATCTCGATTCCCAGTTTGGGCAAGGGTTATCGGTCGCTATCCTGGGTGGCTATCGATCGGTAGCGGCCAATTTGGTGTGGCTTGCAATGAACCAGAATTGGGAGCAGCGAGATCTCGTTGGAACGCTTGGAAAGCTAGCCTTTGCCACCAGTATTGATCCTAGACCTGAGCTTTTCTGGCTTAATGGATCGCGAATCATAGCCAATGACATGCCTACATGGGTCATTGGAATCGATAATACAGATTTACAGGTCGAGTCGGCTGAAAGAAGGGCGATTGCGAGCCAATTTGCGAACAGGGCGCTCGGATTCCTGGAGGGGAGCAGAGTTTACCACGAGCAAAACCCGAAGATCTATATCGAAGAAGCAATGATTCTCTGGCGAAAGGCAAATGATCTGGAAGGAGCCGTGGGGCGATTCGAACAGGCGATTCGGGCAGAAAGCCCACCTTTCTACGTCTACAGGGTGTACGGGGAGCTACTCGTGAAACTTGATCGGAAAGAAAAGGCACTAAAACTCCTAGAAACGCACTACGAGACACTTTCCGAAGATTCTATAGAAGCGATGAAGCCTGTCGTCGCCGATCGAATACGAAACTTGCGCAGAGAACTAGGTCACTGA
- the cysC gene encoding adenylyl-sulfate kinase, with amino-acid sequence MSDNLYPISDRLLKQSDRESLVGQSAKVIWMCGLSGSGKSTLATALEKKLFSQKRLVYVLDGDNIRTGLNSGLSFSDEDRRENIRRIAEVSKLFVDAGVISINSFITPNADLRKMARETIGKENLIEVYVKASFETCMKRDVKGLYAKADKGLVPLFTGKDSGFEEPPDSDLVIDTEAQSVEESLELLFQFVSPLIEI; translated from the coding sequence ATGAGCGACAATTTATATCCCATTTCCGATCGGCTCCTGAAGCAGAGTGACCGCGAGTCTCTGGTAGGCCAATCCGCAAAAGTAATTTGGATGTGCGGTTTGTCGGGCTCGGGTAAAAGCACTCTAGCGACCGCATTAGAGAAGAAGCTCTTCTCACAGAAACGTTTAGTCTATGTATTAGATGGAGATAACATCCGTACAGGACTGAACAGCGGCCTCAGCTTCTCAGATGAGGATCGAAGAGAGAACATTCGTCGAATCGCTGAAGTTTCTAAGCTGTTCGTTGATGCGGGGGTCATTTCGATCAATTCCTTTATCACTCCCAACGCTGATCTTCGAAAGATGGCTCGGGAGACTATTGGCAAGGAGAATTTGATTGAAGTGTATGTTAAGGCCTCATTCGAAACCTGTATGAAGCGAGATGTGAAAGGCCTATATGCGAAGGCGGACAAAGGTCTAGTGCCTCTGTTTACGGGAAAGGACTCTGGATTTGAAGAACCCCCAGATTCGGACTTGGTTATTGATACGGAGGCACAGTCTGTAGAGGAGTCGCTTGAGTTGCTGTTTCAATTTGTGTCGCCACTCATTGAAATCTAA
- a CDS encoding HAD family hydrolase: protein MKALYDMSRSDNVEIGFIFDWDGVVVDSSAQHEESWERLAAQEGLPLFEGHFKLGFGKRNQLIIPDILKWSNDPSEIERLGKQKEVHYRDIIQETGIDPLPGVRNFVESLIKEGFPFAVGSSTPRENIEAVMSGAGIEGLFHEIVAAADVSRGKPDPEVFLKAAVLIKVPPNRCVVFEDSVSGVEAGLAGGMTVIGLTTTNNCVMMKQCGASLVKGSFEEVSLEEILATVESK, encoded by the coding sequence ATGAAAGCGTTGTATGACATGTCGCGATCAGATAATGTAGAAATTGGGTTCATCTTTGATTGGGACGGGGTCGTAGTAGATTCATCTGCCCAGCACGAAGAGAGTTGGGAACGGCTAGCAGCCCAAGAAGGGCTTCCGCTTTTTGAAGGTCATTTCAAGCTCGGTTTTGGAAAACGAAACCAGCTTATTATACCGGATATTCTGAAGTGGTCGAACGACCCCTCCGAAATAGAAAGACTCGGAAAGCAGAAGGAAGTCCACTATCGCGATATTATTCAAGAGACAGGGATTGACCCCCTCCCTGGAGTCCGTAATTTTGTGGAGTCCTTAATTAAGGAAGGGTTTCCTTTTGCCGTGGGCTCATCGACCCCGCGGGAGAACATTGAGGCGGTTATGTCTGGCGCCGGAATAGAGGGCCTTTTCCATGAAATCGTTGCGGCTGCAGATGTTTCAAGAGGCAAGCCCGATCCGGAAGTGTTTTTGAAAGCGGCTGTATTGATCAAGGTTCCTCCAAACCGATGCGTTGTTTTTGAAGATTCAGTGAGCGGCGTAGAAGCGGGACTCGCCGGTGGCATGACGGTGATTGGGCTCACAACGACAAACAACTGCGTCATGATGAAGCAATGTGGCGCTTCTCTGGTTAAAGGCAGCTTCGAGGAAGTTTCTTTAGAGGAAATTCTAGCGACCGTAGAGTCGAAATAG